DNA from Daucus carota subsp. sativus chromosome 1, DH1 v3.0, whole genome shotgun sequence:
tattattatcattaacaTCTACGACGTACTGATcaccaataacataactcgaaaATTTGATTCTCACATACGTTGTCTTTCATATCAattatctcatatcatactgtttgttaagaAAAAAATGCATAGGTTtactagataaaaaaaaacaaaaactcatACCCGTGTGAGTAGCACAGGCCAAAATAAAATATGGTTTTGAAACTAATAAacaagtaaaattttataacctAAAACTCATAATGAATATTTTGATTGCGTCGATTACCCGTCaaatttggatttaattaaGACTTAAAGAACAAAGTATAGATTAAGTAGATAAAAAATCAGCgaatcatacccgtgtgcgtagcacgggcaaaAAATGCTAGTTTTTATTAAAGAGATGTCTTATAAtcattatgttttaaataaataaggatttatttcagaaaaaattacacatacttttattttagaaataagtCCTTATTAGTGAAAAAAAGGATGGTTATGCAATCATAATATAACTCCTCCTATGAAGAAAAACAGTAAGATATTCCACCACACACCAGTCAACATGCTACTTATTTTGATATTctgcatatttatatatatattgaatgatAAGTGCATTTTGGATGTGGTTTTCATTATCATTATATCCATCATCAATATCCTGAATATTACGATAtgggaaagaaaaaaaaaaaaaaaagccccGAATACCATAAATTAACGCTACATTGTGTAACGTCTAATATATTCATCAAAAACGCTACATTATCTAACATTCTGTTTgggttaaagttaaaaaaaacagaaCGCTGGTTCATGTAACATTCTGTTAGGGTTAAAAAAAACTCGAGTTAACATAATAAAACGCTACATGATCTAGCGTTTCTTCCCAAATCGTAAGCGATCAACACAATAatgttaatataaaataaagtcttGCCATCTAAGAGCAACTCATAATATTCCAATGTCAATCTCGTATTAGGAGGGCTTGCAGGAGATTTTTTAAGATTCCGGAATGTTTTCTTTCATGCACCCACAACATGACATAATCCATAAACTTCAGGAGGTTGCCGCGGTGTCTTCACCACCATCTTTAGATTGATCACTTTTGGTTGGGTTCTCTGCTGTCAAATACCGTCCAGTCATGGGATCGATTGGCCTGGTGTCTCTTGGCCCACCTTTACGTCCCATTGCCAACATCGGTGGAGGAGGTAACACACCAGCCCTGAACAGAAGGCGCTGAACAGGATCTGAAGGCTGAGCTCCAACTGAGAGCCAATACCTGCAAAATGAGAGAAAAGGGGGTGATAAGAATAAATTGGACAGGTAAGTATAGGTAAATATGGGATCGAAGTATCTAGATGAGGAGTTTGCATATATTTCCTCAACTATATCCTActaaaacacataaataaatataataagagAGGAGAAATTCTAGTCTAGCAGTAAAACACTGTTTCAATATACTATTAAcgcatttaaaataattccaATGACTCTAAAACATATTACATGTCTTGTGAATAGATTACTCATCTAACAGAGCAAAACAGCTGAACTCCCTGTCGGCTGTCGGcatataaaataacaataacGATCGCATATTTACCATATATCAAGAACTTTTAGTTGCAGCAACACGTATTCTAAAACATTGTTTGACAcgaaaaaaaacattatacaaGAAACAAAGTCAACACAAAATCAAGTCTAGTAAATACTCACTTCACTCTATCGAAGTTAAGACCCATTCGTTTACCACCATCTTGACCTGTGAGAAGTGAAGTCAATGAAACAAATAAATTAGCAAATACTAAGAATGGAATCCAGAAAACGGAAGAAAAAAGAGATTTTCACAAAAGCTACTGCAGTAATCAGTTCATATAATTGTTAATATATGTAATATCCAAATCTTAATATGTTAAAAAACAGCAATGTGAAGATAATTCTGAAAGTGAAGAATAACTAAAAAAGTTGAGCAAATTGACCTTCAGTTTAATCTAATTATTTTCTGTGTATACAACTTTCCAAGGCCAAAGTAATTATGCCCATTAGAGACAAGTACAAGTACATGGACGTGAAATCCTAGACGACCAAATCCAAGTACTAGATAACTAAGTCACCCTTGGTGAGAAGCTAAACTAAGGCTTTTCTATATACCATAAATGGCTAACCCTCTGATGGGAAAAAGAGTTGTTATTTGGTAGTATACCAAACTATTTTGTTTTGCTAAACAATGATCTACCTTACATTATTAACACAAAGCAAAACCATCCATAGGATAATCATTTTCCTCACAAAGAAAACAGGGCATCATCTGCCAGTATATGAGAGGAATGCTAGTAATATCATATCAAGGGCAGGCCAAGCTGTCTTTGTTCATCTACCCAAATTCAGGTATTTAGTGCCATGctttagaataatatataagGGTACAACAGCAGTGGTCCTGTAGGTTCTATAATTTCTTGCTGGGAGGGGATGATCCTTCCACCAGTCAAAATTACCATAGACCAGAGCCAAATAGAATATGCAAGAAGGGAGTGATTTCCCCTGGCTAAACCTGCTAGCAACTAAAAGTCAAGAGAGCCTGTCTTCGAAGATCCAGAACTACCAGTAATTCTATATGAACTGCCACTAGAACCATCTACAGGGGTTTGATTTAAACATTCCAGGACTAAGAACCTTCTTTTCTGCAGCTTCATAGAAAATGTTGTTGCATCTAAAATAACAGGAACCTGTGTATTGAATCGAGCAACTCTATGTACATTAAGAAGGCCAATC
Protein-coding regions in this window:
- the LOC108209881 gene encoding small ribosomal subunit protein bS16m/bS16c; translation: MVVRLRLSRLGCKNKPFYRVMAADSRSPRDGKHLEVLGYYNPLPGQDGGKRMGLNFDRVKYWLSVGAQPSDPVQRLLFRAGVLPPPPMLAMGRKGGPRDTRPIDPMTGRYLTAENPTKSDQSKDGGEDTAATS